A stretch of the Opisthocomus hoazin isolate bOpiHoa1 chromosome 2, bOpiHoa1.hap1, whole genome shotgun sequence genome encodes the following:
- the SCCPDH gene encoding saccharopine dehydrogenase-like oxidoreductase produces the protein MADGGGAGGEPRRPYELVVFGASGFTGQFVVEEVARAAAGGELRGALRWAVAGRSREKLQAALERAAERLGKAALGPEVGVLLCDVGDAASLAAVARQTRLVLNCVGPYRFFGEPVVEACVENGASCIDISGEPQFLEGMYLKYNEKAAEKGVYVIGSCGFDSIPADMGVLYTRDKLKGTLTAVESFLTVKSGPEGSCIHDGTWKSAVYGLADQDNLRKLRKKIGYAPVPVVGAKLKRRGLVFYNQEFKEYSIPFMGSDVSVVKRSQRYLHSKLQETPVQYGAYVNIGGLGSVIKLMFAGILFVLLVKFSFGRKLLTKYPEFFSAGRFTKKGPTQKQMDGTSFTMTFFGEGYSEGQDPQSGKPNVKICTEVKGPEPGYVATPIAMVQAALSLLEDEACLPKQGGVYSPGAAFSKTKLIDRLNKRGVEFSVISKPEV, from the exons ATGGCggacggcggcggggctgggggggagcccCGGCGGCCCTACGAGCTGGTGGTGTTCGGGGCCTCGGGCTTCACCGGCCAGTTCGTGGTGGAGGAGGTggcgcgggcggcggccggcggggagctGCGCGGCGCCCTGCGCTGGGCCGTGGCCGGGCGGAGCCGGGAGAAGCTGCAGGCGGCGCTGGAGCGGGCGGCCGAGAGGCTGG GGAAGGCGGCGCTGGGGCCGGAGGTCGGCGTGCTGCTGTGCGACGTGGGCGACGCGGCCTCGCTGGCCGCCGTGGCGAGGCAGACCCGGCTGGTGCTCAACTGCGTGGGCCCG TACAGATTCTTTGGAGAGCCGGTGGTAGAAGCTTGTGTTGAAAATGGTGCTAGCTGCATTGACATCAGCGGAGAACCCCAG TTTCTGGAAGGAATGTACctgaaatacaatgaaaaagctgcagaaaagggTGTATATGTCATTGGAAGCTGTGGCTTTGACTCTATACCAGCCGATATGGGAGTACTGTACACCAGAGACAAGTTGAAAG GTACCTTAACTGCTGTTGAAAGTTTCCTGACGGTGAAATCTGGGCCTGAG GGTTCTTGTATACATGATGGGACCTGGAAGTCAGCTGTTTATGGCCTCGCAGATCAAGACAACCTGAGGAAGCTTCGAAAAAAGATAGGATATGCTCCTGTTCCAGTAGTTGGTGCAAAACTTAAAAGAAG aggGCTTGTGTTTTACAATCAGGAATTCAAGGAGTACTCTATTCCATTCATGGGATCTGATGTTTCTGTTGTGAAACGGTCTCAGCGTTATTTGCACTCAAAGTTGCAGGAAACCCCT GTGCAGTACGGTGCGTATGTGAATATAGGTGGCCTTGGCTCTGTTATCAAGCTGATGTTTGCTGGcattttatttgttcttcttGTGAAGTTTAGCTTTGGTAGAAAACTTCTGACAAAA TACCCGGAATTTTTCTCTGCTGGACGCTTCACAAAGAAAGGACCAACCCAGAAACAG ATGGATGGAACTTCTTTTACAATGACTTTTTTTGGTGAGGGATACAGTGAGGGGCAAGATCCCCAGAGTGGCAAACCAAATGTAAAGATCTGCACCGAAGTGAAAGGACCAG agccTGGCTATGTTGCTACACCAATTGCAATGGTTCAGGCAGCTCTGTCTCTTCTGGAAGATGAAGCTTGTCTGCCTAAACA GGGTGGTGTGTATTCTCCGGGAGCTGCCTTCTCCAAAACAAAACTGATTGATCGCCTCAACAAACGTGGTGTTGAGTTCTCTGTTATTAGCAAGCCTGAAGTCTGA